From Nicotiana tabacum cultivar K326 chromosome 22, ASM71507v2, whole genome shotgun sequence, one genomic window encodes:
- the LOC107764900 gene encoding protein Brevis radix-like 2, with the protein MLTCIACSKQLNTGSLREPEEDDTAATPSKKQALKALTAQIKDMAAKASGAYKNCKPCSGGSNHNQNPNYADSETGSVSERFHYSYKRAGSSNSTPKMKGRLKVLSSGESTPVSVSGRSESVVGMEDDDESKEWVAQVEPGVLITFVSLPEGGNDLKRIRFSREMFNKWQAQRWWAENYDKVMELYNVRRFNRQAVPLPTPPKSEDENLKLEYAESSPVTPPLTKERLPSHFNRSTGVGQLSSGSIEGDPLQSRHYYDAGGLTSTPKLSSISSSKSETPSMDASARSSSSREADRSGELSVSNASDVETEWVEEDEPGVYITIRALPGGTRELRRVRFSREKFGEMHARLWWEENRARIQEQYL; encoded by the exons ATGTTGACTTGTATAGCATGTTCAAAGCAGCTCAACACTGGATCTCTACGTGAGCCAGAGGAAGATGACACCGCTGCAACACCCAGCAAAAAGCAAGCCCTTAAAGCCCTCACTGCTCAG ATCAAGGATATGGCTGCTAAAGCTTCAGGTGCATATAAGAACTGTAAGCCATGTTCAGGGGGTTCAAATCACAACCAGAACCCTAACTATGCTGATTCTGAAACTGGGTCTGTGTCCGAAAGATTTCATTACTCGTATAAAAGGGCTGGGAGTTCAAATTCGACGCCAAAAATGAAAGGGAGATTGAAAGTTCTGTCTAGTGGCGAAAGTACGCCAGTATCAGTAAGTGGCCGGAGCGAATCAGTTGTCGGTATGGAAGATGATGATGAGTCAAAAGAGTGGGTTGCCCAAGTGGAACCGGGTGTTCTAATCACGTTTGTTTCCCTGCCTGAGGGTGGAAATGATCTGAAACGAATTCGATTCAG CCGTGAGATGTTTAACAAGTGGCAAGCTCAACGGTGGTGGGCTGAGAATTATGACAAGGTCATGGAACTATACAATGTTCGTAGGTTCAATCGACAAGCAGTACCATTGCCAACTCCTCCGAAGTCTGAAGATGAG AACTTAAAGCTTGAATATGCTGAGAGTAGCCCTGTAACACCTCCACTAACCAAAGAGCGTCTCCCTAGCCACTTTAATCGTTCAACAGGGGTGGGCCAATTGTCGTCAGGCTCTATTGAAGGAGATCCATTGCAATCTCGTCATTATTATGATGCAGGTGGTCTCACTTCGACCCCTAAACTCTCTAGCATCAGTTCGTCAAAAAGTGAGACACCTTCAATGGACGCTTCTGCACGGTCTAGTTCTTCAAGGGAGGCTGATCGCTCAGGAGAGCTGTCCGTTAGCAATGCCAGCGATGTTGAGACTGAATGGGTTGAAGAAGACGAGCCTGGAGTCTATATCACGATTCGAGCATTGCCTGGCGGTACTCGAGAGCTTAGAAGAGTCAGGTTCAG TCGTGAAAAATTCGGAGAAATGCATGCCAGGTTGTGGTGGGAAGAGAACAGAGCCAGGATCCAAGAACAGTACTTGTGA